The genomic region TTCAATATCTCCTGTATTTTCTCAGCTAATTAGCCACGCTTGGAGTTCATACTTGAAccatatttccttctcttcttcgtGCTAATCCGTTGGCCACTTGCAGAAACCAATTCCTGTCCTCCGTTATTGTGATTCTAGACTAGAAGAAAGAGAGCCAGGTGATCGAGCGAGGTGAGGCAATGGGAGGCACCCTGCGTTTCCTGTCGGATGTGCTGCTAGGTAGCAGCAGCCAGAGGCGGCACAGCAAGAAGCGGAGGCAGTTCAACACGGTGGAGCTCAAGGTGAAGATGGACTGCGACGGCTGCGAGCTCAAGATCCGGAACACCCTCGCCAACATGAAAGGTGTGTAACTCGGCGAAGCGCGCCACTATTCACTCTGTGTCGCGTTGCATGCTCGCATGGTTAATGAACTTATGATTGGGATGGTGTTAATTGGTCGCACGCGCATGCAGGTGCTCAGTCGGTGGAGATCAACCGGAAGCAGCACAAGGTGACGGTGAAGGGGTTCGTGGAGCCGCAGCGTGTGCTGAGGAGAGTCCAGTCGACGGGGAAGCGGGCCGAGCTCTGGCCGTACGTGCCTTACACAAACCCCTACATGCCGCCGGTGTACGACAAGCGGGCTCCCGCCGGCCACGTGCGCAAGGTGGAAGGTGCCATGCCGGTCTCCGCCGGCCAGGAGGAGCGCCTCGCCACGCTCTTCAGCGACGACAACCCAAACGCCTGCTCCGTCATGTAGTCATGCTCATGCAAATCACTGCGCCAAAAGAACCTTTGCTTCTTCCTTTTTCGGGGGTGATTCCTACCAAAAGACCCTCTGCTGAACTTTCTCCACCGACAGACTATAAAATAGCCCATTAGTAGAACTACCATTACAAAACCCGTCAACGATGCTTGTAACAAAAGACTCATATTTAATAATTTAACAAAGTAC from Triticum aestivum cultivar Chinese Spring chromosome 4A, IWGSC CS RefSeq v2.1, whole genome shotgun sequence harbors:
- the LOC123082149 gene encoding heavy metal-associated isoprenylated plant protein 23, coding for MGGTLRFLSDVLLGSSSQRRHSKKRRQFNTVELKVKMDCDGCELKIRNTLANMKGAQSVEINRKQHKVTVKGFVEPQRVLRRVQSTGKRAELWPYVPYTNPYMPPVYDKRAPAGHVRKVEGAMPVSAGQEERLATLFSDDNPNACSVM